A stretch of Prunus dulcis chromosome 6, ALMONDv2, whole genome shotgun sequence DNA encodes these proteins:
- the LOC117630323 gene encoding uridylate kinase-like — protein MAISTSSVLVVSFNSVSSSPSSSLPCPSLSSSSARYRGLKVSNRRLHERLVVNCSSSEMGSSSDSANGRHTQMPSMAPYGVTMNGNGLSGPSYKWQRVLLKVSGEALAGDRTQNIDPKVTMEIAREVASVTRLGIEVAIVVGGGNIFRGSSWAGSSGLDRSSADYIGMLATVMNSIFLQATMESIGIPTRVQTAFRMSEVAEPYIRRRAVRHLEKGRVVIFAAGTGNPFFTTDTAAALRGAEINAEVVLKATNVDGVYDDNPRCNPNARLLDNLTYQEVMAKDLSVMDMTAITLCQENNIPVVVFNLNKPGNISKAIKGEKVGTLIGTTRNSTVTT, from the exons ATGGCAATTTCCACCTCCTCTGTGCTTGTTGTTTCTTTCAATTCCGTCTCGTCCTCCCCCTCCTCTTCTTTGCCATGTCCTTCTCTGAGTTCTTCGAGTGCCCGTTACCGTGGTTTGAAGGTGAGTAATCGGCGCTTGCATGAGCGATTGGTTGTTAACTGCTCATCTTCTGAAATGGGTTCTAGTTCTGACTCTGCGAACGGAAG GCATACTCAAATGCCATCTATGGCTCCCTATGGGGTAACAATGAATGGAAATGGCTTGTCTGGGCCATCTTATAAATGGCAAAGGGTCTTACTTAAAGTAAGCGGAGAAGCACTTGCTGGAGATCGCACGCAGAATATTGACCCAAAG GTAACAATGGAAATTGCAAGAGAGGTTGCATCGGTGACTCGCCTTGGCATTGAG GTTGCCATTGTGGTTGGTGGGGGAAATATCTTCCGTGGATCTTCATGGGCGGGAAGCAGCGGTCTTGACCGGTCATCTGCTGATTACATCGG GATGTTGGCAACTGTAATGAATTCAATATTTCTTCAAGCAACAATGGAAAGTATCGGCATCCCTACTCGAGTGCAGACTGCATTTCGTATGTCTGAGGTTGCAGAGCCTTATATACGTCGAAGGGCTGTGAGGCATTTGGAGAAAGGGAGGGTAGTGATCTTTGCGGCAGGAACTGGAAATCCATTCTTTACCACAGATACTGCTGCAGCACTTCGTGGTGCAGAAA TCAATGCAGAGGTTGTGCTGAAAGCTACAAATGTTGATGGGGTTTATGACGATAATCCAAGGTGTAACCCAAATGCCCGTCTTCTTGATAATCTAACATATCAGGAGGTGATGGCGAAAGATCTTTCGGTGATGGACATGACTGCCATTACTTTATGCCAGGAAAACAACATTCCTG TTGTTGTGTTCAATTTAAACAAACCGGGTAACATCTCAAAAGCCATAAAGGGAGAGAAGGTTGGCACATTGATTGGAACAACACGGAATTCTACTGTGACGACGTGA